In a genomic window of Xylophilus rhododendri:
- a CDS encoding O-linked N-acetylglucosamine transferase, SPINDLY family protein, which translates to MKENDRRPRRRLLDWLLGRGFRPLPSPADQCRAAMDEGNRHLSEGDIATALACYRNAVILDPNHADAQVNLGYALMESGMPVPAGQAFRSALKHVPHHADAHFFLGRIAVAFGNDAEAAEHMEAALQIAPQLEAAYAELAAILFRLGRSERALIVLTQGIKRMPQRADLHFLKGNVLAEATMHREAVEAYTQALELQPDFAEAMANKGNCERHLGLVDEALKDIETALKYQPNNAAWHSNRLFTLQYGGMLGPEALFQEHLKFAERFETPLLDTSRDDHPMVVQRSARLRLGYVSGDLRQHSLAYFFEPVLRQHDRSRVEVFCYYTYPVIDDVTRRMREEAEHWRDCAQLSDEAMAQCIRNDGIDVLVDLSGHTGHHRLLVFARRPAPIQVTWLGYQATTGLANMDYRITDAGVDPPGETERFHSEQLLRLSSGAIFQPDPQSPPVAALPCIASGTFTFGCLNNPAKITSSFVAAAAAILHAVPNSRLLLGNAGVEDAPEWMRRFGEHGVPAHRLVLRAKTSMPNYLAMHAEIDLALDTFPYNGGTTTMHSLWMGVPVLSLEGKTAISRVGVQTMRGLGLEEFACATMDEYVARAIEIANSTDFLRKTRAGLRQRLERVMVDQARAFTVELEDAFLSLHSHKTSNSGEK; encoded by the coding sequence ATGAAAGAAAACGATCGACGTCCAAGGCGCAGGCTTCTGGATTGGTTGCTGGGGCGAGGTTTTCGTCCGCTGCCTTCGCCCGCAGATCAATGCCGGGCTGCAATGGATGAGGGAAACAGGCATCTCTCTGAAGGTGACATCGCAACAGCCCTGGCCTGTTACCGAAATGCCGTCATTTTGGATCCAAACCACGCGGATGCCCAGGTCAACCTCGGCTATGCCCTGATGGAATCGGGAATGCCGGTCCCGGCAGGCCAAGCGTTTCGCTCGGCGCTGAAGCACGTACCGCATCATGCGGACGCGCATTTTTTCCTGGGCCGGATCGCCGTTGCTTTCGGCAATGACGCGGAAGCAGCCGAGCATATGGAAGCCGCACTGCAAATAGCACCGCAGCTTGAAGCTGCTTATGCCGAATTGGCGGCCATCCTTTTTCGTCTTGGTCGTTCAGAGCGGGCGCTGATCGTCCTCACGCAAGGCATTAAACGGATGCCGCAACGCGCGGACCTCCACTTTCTTAAAGGCAACGTGCTGGCCGAAGCCACGATGCACCGCGAGGCTGTAGAGGCATATACCCAGGCTCTGGAGCTTCAACCGGACTTCGCCGAAGCCATGGCCAACAAAGGAAACTGCGAACGCCATCTGGGTCTTGTTGATGAAGCTCTTAAAGACATCGAAACCGCACTGAAGTACCAGCCAAATAACGCGGCTTGGCACAGCAACCGCCTCTTCACTCTGCAGTACGGCGGAATGCTAGGGCCCGAGGCGCTATTTCAGGAGCATCTGAAGTTCGCCGAACGATTTGAAACGCCGCTGCTCGATACAAGCCGAGATGACCATCCCATGGTCGTGCAGCGGTCCGCGCGCCTGCGACTCGGGTATGTATCCGGCGACTTGCGACAGCACTCCTTGGCCTACTTTTTCGAGCCCGTGCTCCGCCAGCACGACCGAAGCCGCGTCGAAGTGTTCTGCTACTACACCTATCCGGTCATCGACGACGTTACCCGTCGCATGCGGGAAGAAGCAGAGCACTGGAGGGACTGCGCTCAGCTATCCGACGAAGCCATGGCGCAGTGCATTCGAAACGACGGAATCGATGTTTTGGTCGATCTCTCAGGCCATACCGGACACCACAGGCTCCTGGTCTTCGCGCGTCGGCCAGCTCCCATCCAGGTCACATGGCTGGGATATCAGGCCACCACCGGGCTTGCAAACATGGATTACCGAATAACCGACGCAGGCGTAGACCCTCCTGGAGAAACCGAGCGCTTCCACTCCGAACAGTTGCTAAGGCTTTCCAGCGGCGCGATCTTTCAACCCGACCCTCAAAGTCCGCCGGTTGCGGCGCTGCCCTGCATTGCCTCTGGCACCTTCACATTTGGATGCCTCAACAACCCCGCCAAGATCACCTCTTCCTTTGTCGCCGCTGCGGCGGCAATCCTGCACGCGGTTCCGAACTCAAGGCTGCTTCTGGGCAATGCTGGTGTGGAAGACGCACCCGAATGGATGCGCCGTTTCGGCGAGCACGGCGTGCCGGCCCACCGGCTGGTTCTACGTGCGAAAACGTCCATGCCCAATTACCTTGCCATGCACGCTGAGATAGACCTCGCGCTCGACACCTTCCCATACAACGGCGGTACCACCACCATGCATTCGCTCTGGATGGGAGTTCCGGTGCTGTCGCTTGAAGGCAAGACAGCCATCTCGCGGGTGGGCGTCCAAACCATGCGAGGACTCGGTCTAGAAGAATTTGCATGCGCCACCATGGACGAGTACGTCGCTCGTGCAATCGAAATCGCCAACTCGACGGATTTTCTCCGGAAGACTCGTGCGGGCTTGCGTCAGCGGCTGGAGCGCGTCATGGTTGATCAGGCGCGCGCCTTCACAGTCGAACTGGAGGACGCCTTTCTTTCACTTCACTCGCACAAGACTTCAAACTCCGGCGAAAAATAA
- a CDS encoding phage holin family protein, protein MKLIIKWVLSAAALLFVAYLYSGVQISGFGSAMIAAAVIGLFNVILRPILVVLTLPVTIITLGLFLFVINALMFWAASGVLEGFHVRGFGAALIGSLIYSVIGMVIESALGGIFSKS, encoded by the coding sequence ATGAAACTGATCATCAAATGGGTGCTGAGCGCGGCGGCGCTGCTCTTCGTGGCCTATCTCTACAGCGGCGTGCAGATCAGTGGCTTCGGCTCCGCCATGATCGCCGCGGCGGTCATCGGGCTGTTCAACGTCATCCTGCGGCCCATCCTGGTGGTGCTCACCCTGCCGGTCACCATCATCACCCTGGGCCTCTTCCTCTTCGTCATCAACGCGCTGATGTTCTGGGCCGCCTCGGGCGTGCTCGAAGGCTTCCATGTGCGCGGCTTCGGCGCGGCGCTGATCGGCTCTCTGATCTATTCGGTGATCGGCATGGTGATCGAATCAGCGCTCGGCGGCATCTTCTCGAAGTCTTGA
- a CDS encoding YaeQ family protein: MALKSTIFKAHLAVADIDHAYYADHQLTLARHPSENDERMMVRLAALALSAHELQSTLGGDGVLGFGAGLSDPDEPDVWLRDYTQRTRLWIEVGQPEEKPLVRASSKADRIQVYCFNHAAEIWWKGLQNKVSRLERLEVYRIPSAASQELAKLAERSMQLQATIQEGSLMLSNSRDTVELTCERWK; the protein is encoded by the coding sequence ATGGCGCTCAAGTCCACCATCTTCAAGGCCCATCTGGCCGTGGCCGACATCGACCACGCCTACTACGCCGACCACCAGCTGACCCTGGCCCGCCACCCCAGCGAGAACGACGAACGCATGATGGTGCGGCTGGCCGCACTGGCGCTGTCGGCCCACGAGCTGCAGAGCACCCTGGGCGGCGACGGCGTGCTGGGCTTCGGCGCCGGCCTGTCCGATCCGGACGAGCCCGATGTCTGGCTGCGCGACTACACCCAGCGCACCCGGCTGTGGATCGAGGTCGGCCAGCCGGAAGAAAAACCGCTGGTGCGCGCCAGCAGCAAGGCCGACCGCATCCAGGTGTACTGCTTCAACCATGCCGCCGAGATCTGGTGGAAGGGCCTGCAGAACAAGGTCTCGCGGCTGGAGCGGCTGGAGGTCTACCGCATCCCCAGCGCGGCCTCGCAGGAACTCGCCAAGCTGGCCGAACGCAGCATGCAGCTGCAGGCCACGATCCAGGAGGGCTCGCTGATGCTGTCCAACTCCAGGGACACGGTCGAGCTGACCTGCGAGCGCTGGAAGTAG
- a CDS encoding DUF1365 domain-containing protein, translating to MNATAAPLIGIGEVRHRRSRPRPNAFTYPSCFLLLPMRTLRRDPQAAGALAFNRRGILSFHESDHGDGRLPNAGGALAWLDALLAAHGIHDATGEAWLQAFPRLWGYSFKPVSFWFCHREDGSLRAVVAEVHNTFGERHNYLLDAPAWGAEVQADKVFHVSPFCEVQGRYRFRFMRTEGADARTLVRIDYDDATGPLLETSIAGRLSPLTAAAIRRAVLAFPLLTFGIVWRIHWQALRLAIKRTPFFGKPAPPAVSTSLARAAETNESAATYRSS from the coding sequence ATGAACGCCACGGCGGCCCCGCTGATCGGCATCGGCGAAGTGCGGCACCGGCGCTCGCGTCCGCGGCCCAATGCCTTCACCTATCCGAGCTGTTTCCTGCTGCTGCCGATGCGCACCCTGCGGCGTGATCCCCAGGCCGCGGGCGCGCTGGCCTTCAACCGGCGCGGCATCCTGTCCTTCCACGAAAGCGACCACGGCGACGGCCGCCTGCCCAACGCGGGCGGCGCCCTGGCCTGGCTGGACGCCTTGCTGGCCGCCCACGGCATCCACGACGCGACGGGCGAGGCCTGGCTGCAGGCCTTTCCGCGCCTGTGGGGCTACAGCTTCAAGCCGGTGAGCTTCTGGTTCTGCCACCGCGAGGACGGCAGCCTGCGTGCGGTCGTGGCCGAGGTGCACAACACCTTCGGCGAACGCCACAACTATCTGCTCGACGCGCCGGCCTGGGGCGCGGAAGTGCAGGCGGACAAGGTCTTCCATGTCTCGCCCTTCTGCGAGGTGCAAGGGCGCTACCGCTTCCGTTTCATGCGCACCGAAGGCGCCGATGCCCGCACCCTGGTGCGCATCGACTACGACGACGCGACCGGCCCGCTGCTGGAGACCAGCATCGCCGGCCGCCTGTCGCCCCTGACCGCCGCCGCGATCCGCCGCGCCGTGCTGGCGTTTCCGCTGCTGACCTTCGGCATCGTCTGGCGCATCCACTGGCAGGCGCTGCGGCTGGCGATCAAGCGCACCCCCTTCTTCGGCAAGCCGGCGCCGCCGGCTGTCTCCACCAGCCTGGCACGCGCGGCTGAAACCAACGAGTCGGCTGCGACGTATCGCTCTTCATGA
- a CDS encoding DUF3717 domain-containing protein, whose translation MAALHITDIEAAINYWRARKPSPDGVTLAPEIRALAEVYALMVYFHEEEADQRGFPPKAMDAWLAWYESTPDTPCIAICSTSQGDELCKGCGRTFEEVQLWPGMDPVEKRATWRRITVEGSAWRFNRYAERAAEGPAEPA comes from the coding sequence ATGGCAGCCCTGCACATCACCGACATCGAGGCCGCCATCAACTACTGGCGCGCCAGGAAACCCTCGCCCGACGGCGTGACACTGGCGCCGGAGATCCGCGCGCTGGCCGAGGTCTATGCGCTGATGGTGTATTTCCACGAGGAAGAGGCCGACCAGCGCGGCTTCCCGCCCAAGGCCATGGATGCCTGGCTGGCCTGGTACGAGAGCACGCCCGACACGCCCTGCATCGCCATCTGCTCGACCAGCCAGGGCGACGAACTCTGCAAGGGCTGCGGCCGCACTTTCGAGGAGGTGCAGCTCTGGCCGGGCATGGACCCGGTCGAGAAACGCGCCACCTGGCGGCGCATCACGGTCGAAGGCAGCGCCTGGCGCTTCAACCGCTATGCCGAGCGGGCCGCCGAAGGCCCGGCCGAGCCGGCCTGA
- a CDS encoding M48 family metalloprotease, whose translation MKHHTAMDFPRAFPAFRALVCSALCLAFATAPAHAQLPSLGDGADMPAGQERRLGDRIVRELYRDPDFVDDPVLVEYVQGIWDRLMVAAVAGGELNPEIQERFAWRILLGRDRSVNAFALPGGYMGVLCGLISVVSSKDELASVLAHEMSHITQRHISRLMANQSLTSPLFLAGLVLGALAASRNPQAANAMVTGSVALQAQTQLNFSRSMEREADRVGYQVMTQAGFDGRGFPSMFEKLQQASGFNDKGGYPYLRSHPLNSERIADMRSRMPLVGGPESRAPQGSIEDAIMSARARVVSQPGSDALRAWATEPDLPGFDQQPLRRRAAALYAAALADADRRDMAAGRRHVAQLASAVAADPAGARLARLLAAEVEIAGGNGARALEALGPLPASGLGRPELILLAQAAQHGASSAGVTDRLQSWLATHPQDGGVWTLLAAAYRADNQPLRALRAEAEAQAAHLDWAGAVDRYRAGQEWMRQHRGGAGDYMEVSIIDTRLQEAQSRLREDAAER comes from the coding sequence ATGAAGCATCATACGGCGATGGATTTTCCGCGAGCTTTCCCCGCGTTCCGCGCGCTGGTGTGCAGCGCCCTCTGCCTGGCTTTCGCCACGGCCCCGGCCCATGCCCAGCTCCCCAGCCTCGGCGACGGCGCCGACATGCCCGCCGGTCAGGAACGCCGCCTGGGCGATCGCATCGTGCGCGAGCTCTACCGCGACCCGGACTTCGTCGACGACCCGGTGCTCGTCGAGTATGTCCAGGGCATCTGGGACCGGCTGATGGTCGCTGCCGTCGCGGGCGGAGAACTCAATCCCGAGATCCAGGAACGTTTTGCCTGGCGCATCCTGCTCGGCCGGGACCGCAGCGTGAATGCCTTCGCGCTGCCCGGCGGCTACATGGGCGTGCTGTGCGGGCTGATCTCGGTGGTGTCGTCCAAGGACGAACTCGCCTCGGTGCTGGCCCACGAGATGAGCCATATCACCCAGCGCCACATCTCGCGGCTGATGGCCAACCAGAGCCTGACCTCGCCGCTGTTCCTCGCCGGCCTGGTGCTGGGCGCGTTGGCGGCCAGCCGCAATCCGCAGGCGGCCAATGCCATGGTCACCGGCAGCGTGGCGCTGCAGGCGCAGACGCAGCTCAACTTCTCGCGTTCGATGGAGCGCGAGGCCGACCGGGTGGGCTACCAGGTGATGACGCAGGCGGGTTTCGATGGCCGGGGTTTTCCCAGCATGTTCGAGAAGCTGCAGCAGGCCTCCGGCTTCAACGACAAGGGCGGCTATCCCTATCTGCGCAGCCATCCGCTCAATAGTGAACGCATCGCCGACATGCGCTCGCGCATGCCGCTGGTGGGCGGTCCGGAGAGCCGGGCGCCGCAGGGCAGCATTGAAGACGCGATCATGTCCGCGCGGGCGCGTGTGGTGTCGCAGCCGGGCTCCGATGCGCTTCGCGCCTGGGCCACCGAGCCCGACCTGCCCGGCTTCGACCAGCAGCCGCTGCGCCGGCGTGCGGCGGCGCTCTATGCCGCCGCGCTGGCCGATGCCGATCGGCGCGACATGGCGGCGGGCCGCAGGCATGTGGCGCAGCTGGCCAGCGCGGTGGCGGCCGACCCGGCCGGCGCGCGACTGGCGCGCCTGCTGGCGGCGGAGGTGGAGATCGCGGGGGGCAACGGCGCGCGGGCGCTGGAAGCGCTGGGGCCGCTGCCGGCCAGCGGGCTGGGGCGTCCGGAGCTGATCTTGCTGGCCCAGGCCGCGCAGCATGGCGCTTCGTCGGCGGGGGTGACCGACCGGCTGCAGTCCTGGCTGGCCACCCATCCGCAGGACGGCGGTGTCTGGACCTTGCTGGCCGCCGCCTATCGCGCCGACAACCAGCCGCTGCGGGCCCTGCGCGCCGAGGCCGAGGCCCAGGCCGCGCACCTGGACTGGGCCGGTGCGGTCGACCGCTACCGCGCCGGCCAGGAATGGATGCGCCAGCACCGGGGCGGCGCGGGCGACTACATGGAGGTGTCCATCATCGACACCCGCCTGCAGGAGGCGCAGTCAAGACTTCGAGAAGATGCCGCCGAGCGCTGA
- a CDS encoding SAM-dependent methyltransferase has product MNGTTVPHSAPPVLLELPRHAPASAQTVFQLLSRLRHGQLSVRLPGDAGMRHFGHAGDDGPSATIVLDNWNVCGAVLRSGDIGFAESYMAGDWHTPHLGALLRLLVANRREVEDMVYGHWAGRLLYRLRHLLNRNTRRNSRRNIHQHYDLGNDFYRLWLDETMNYSSASFEGDLDQPMAQAQHAKVRRALRMAGVAPGDRVLEIGCGWGALAEMALTEFGASLTGVTLSDEQLAWAQDRVSGLGPADLRLQDYRDITDGPYDAICSIEMIEAVGREYWPTYFASVARLLKPGGRACIQSIVIDDALFERYLRSTDFIQQYIFPGGCLPSPSAFKAQAEAAGLRVVDSFAFGPDYAETLRRWRERFMAVRTEVLAQGFDEKFVRTWEFYLAYCEAAFAEGNTDVVQYTLLKPA; this is encoded by the coding sequence ATGAACGGCACCACTGTCCCCCATTCCGCGCCGCCGGTCCTGCTGGAACTGCCGCGCCATGCGCCGGCTTCGGCGCAGACCGTCTTCCAACTGCTCTCCCGCCTGCGCCATGGTCAGTTGAGCGTGCGCCTGCCGGGCGATGCCGGCATGCGGCATTTCGGCCATGCGGGCGACGACGGCCCGAGCGCCACCATCGTGCTCGACAACTGGAACGTCTGCGGCGCCGTGCTGCGCTCCGGCGACATCGGTTTTGCCGAGAGCTACATGGCCGGCGACTGGCACACACCGCACCTGGGCGCGCTGCTGCGGCTGCTGGTGGCCAACCGGCGCGAGGTGGAGGACATGGTCTACGGCCACTGGGCCGGCCGGCTGCTCTACCGCCTGCGCCACCTGCTCAACCGCAACACCCGGCGCAACAGCCGGCGCAACATCCACCAGCACTACGACCTGGGCAACGATTTCTACCGGCTGTGGCTGGACGAGACGATGAACTACTCCTCGGCCAGCTTCGAGGGCGACCTGGACCAGCCGATGGCCCAGGCCCAGCACGCCAAGGTACGCCGCGCGCTGCGCATGGCCGGCGTGGCGCCCGGCGACCGGGTGCTGGAGATCGGCTGCGGCTGGGGCGCACTGGCCGAGATGGCGCTGACCGAATTCGGCGCCTCGCTCACCGGCGTGACCCTGTCGGACGAACAGCTGGCCTGGGCGCAGGACCGCGTGTCCGGACTCGGCCCTGCCGACCTGCGCCTGCAGGACTACCGCGACATCACCGACGGCCCCTACGACGCGATCTGCTCCATCGAGATGATCGAGGCCGTGGGACGCGAGTACTGGCCCACTTACTTCGCCAGCGTGGCGCGCCTGCTCAAGCCGGGCGGCCGCGCCTGCATCCAGAGCATCGTGATCGACGACGCCCTGTTCGAGCGCTACCTGCGCTCCACCGACTTCATCCAGCAATACATCTTCCCCGGCGGCTGCCTGCCCAGCCCCTCGGCCTTTAAGGCCCAGGCCGAGGCCGCGGGCCTGCGGGTGGTGGACAGCTTCGCCTTCGGCCCCGACTACGCCGAGACGCTGCGCCGCTGGCGCGAACGTTTCATGGCCGTGCGCACCGAGGTGCTGGCACAGGGCTTCGACGAGAAATTCGTGCGGACCTGGGAGTTCTACCTGGCCTACTGCGAAGCGGCCTTCGCCGAGGGCAATACCGACGTGGTGCAGTACACCCTGCTGAAGCCGGCTTGA
- a CDS encoding TerC family protein has translation MEFFSAPWWSALLAIILIDLVLAGDNAIVIALAARRLPQHLQKKAIVWGTVGAIVVRSAMTVGVVWLLKIPGLMLIGGLGLLWIAYKLLADQGHDDGEEHVGGVTTFWGAMRTIVIADALMGIDNVLGVAGAAHGAFDLVVIGLLISVPIVVFGSTMVLKLVQRFPAIIQIGAAVLAFTAAKMIVNEKLLDAFFGGEGTQQQVAYWAVCVLAIVGVLGAGWLKTRRAVPGSERIDQARTADAVNPATK, from the coding sequence ATGGAGTTCTTTTCCGCCCCCTGGTGGTCGGCCCTGCTGGCCATCATCCTGATCGACCTCGTCCTCGCGGGCGACAACGCGATCGTCATCGCACTGGCGGCCCGCCGGCTGCCGCAACACCTGCAGAAAAAGGCCATCGTCTGGGGCACCGTCGGTGCCATCGTCGTGCGCTCGGCCATGACGGTCGGCGTGGTCTGGCTGCTCAAGATCCCGGGCCTGATGCTGATCGGCGGCCTGGGCCTGCTGTGGATCGCCTACAAGCTGCTGGCCGACCAGGGCCATGACGACGGCGAGGAGCATGTCGGCGGCGTCACCACCTTCTGGGGCGCCATGCGCACCATCGTCATCGCCGATGCGCTGATGGGCATCGACAACGTGCTCGGCGTGGCCGGTGCCGCCCACGGCGCCTTCGACCTGGTGGTGATCGGCCTCCTGATCAGCGTGCCCATCGTCGTCTTCGGCAGCACCATGGTGTTGAAGCTGGTGCAGCGCTTCCCCGCCATCATCCAGATCGGCGCGGCCGTGCTGGCCTTCACCGCGGCCAAGATGATCGTCAACGAAAAGCTGCTGGACGCCTTCTTCGGCGGCGAAGGCACGCAGCAACAGGTCGCCTACTGGGCGGTCTGCGTGCTGGCCATCGTGGGTGTGCTGGGCGCCGGCTGGCTCAAGACGCGCCGCGCCGTTCCGGGCTCGGAACGCATCGACCAGGCGCGCACCGCCGACGCCGTCAACCCCGCGACCAAGTAA
- a CDS encoding glutathione S-transferase N-terminal domain-containing protein, whose protein sequence is MKLIGSLSSPYVRKVRVVMAEKKLDYQFVQANPWAPDTAVSASNPLGKVPCLVMEGGEAVFDSRVIVEYLDTLSPVGKLIPSSGRERAEVKTWEALADGVLDAGVLARLEAGGFDGRSEAERSQVWIDRQFGKMHGGLKAMAQGLGEKPFCSGVHFSLSDVAVGCALGWLEFRFPQIGWRTEYPNLARLADKLALRTSFADSKPG, encoded by the coding sequence ATGAAATTGATCGGATCGCTGTCCAGTCCCTACGTGCGCAAGGTGCGTGTCGTCATGGCCGAGAAGAAGCTGGACTACCAGTTCGTGCAGGCCAATCCCTGGGCGCCGGACACGGCGGTGTCGGCCTCCAATCCTCTGGGCAAGGTGCCTTGCCTGGTGATGGAGGGCGGCGAGGCGGTGTTCGATTCGCGGGTGATCGTGGAGTACCTGGACACCCTGTCGCCGGTCGGCAAACTCATCCCCAGCTCGGGCCGGGAACGCGCCGAGGTCAAGACCTGGGAAGCCCTGGCCGACGGCGTGCTCGATGCCGGCGTGCTGGCGCGGCTGGAGGCCGGCGGCTTCGACGGCCGCAGCGAGGCCGAGCGTTCGCAGGTCTGGATCGACCGCCAGTTCGGCAAGATGCACGGCGGCCTCAAGGCCATGGCGCAGGGCCTGGGTGAAAAGCCCTTCTGCAGCGGCGTGCATTTCAGCCTGTCGGACGTGGCGGTGGGCTGCGCGCTGGGCTGGCTGGAGTTCCGCTTCCCGCAGATCGGCTGGCGCACCGAATATCCCAACCTCGCCCGGCTGGCCGACAAGCTGGCGCTGCGCACCAGCTTCGCGGACAGCAAGCCCGGCTGA
- the purB gene encoding adenylosuccinate lyase, producing the protein MSPTPVSASAASAVSALSPLDGRYAGRLSSLRPLMSEQGFMHRRVQVEIAWFIALSDAGFAEFKPLSPGARTYLLGLVKNFCEADAVAIKDIEKVTNHDVKAVEYWIKSKFEARPELLAAAEFVHFACTSEDINNTSHALQLKVAREQVILPAIDGIVETLRAMAHQYADVALLARTHGQTASPTTVGKEIANVVVRLVAARERIAGIKLMAKMNGAVGNYNAHLSAWPDFDWEAFSRRVVETPEPLGLGVTFQPYSIQIEPHDYMAELFDAIARTNTILIDWARDIWGYISLGYFKQRLKAGEIGSSTMPHKVNPIDFENAEGNLGLANALLRHLSEKLPISRWQRDLTDSTVLRNMGVALGYSALAYHSMGVGLGKLEINKEAIAEDLDASWEVLAEPIQTVMRRYGVQGAYEKLKEVTRGKTVRPEDLHGLIRSLEIPEAEKERLLAMTPASYIGKAAELARRA; encoded by the coding sequence ATGAGCCCGACACCCGTTTCCGCCTCCGCCGCCTCCGCGGTTTCCGCCCTTTCGCCGCTGGACGGCCGCTACGCCGGACGCCTGTCCAGCCTGCGCCCCCTGATGAGCGAGCAAGGCTTCATGCACCGCCGGGTGCAGGTCGAGATCGCCTGGTTCATCGCCCTGTCGGACGCCGGCTTCGCCGAATTCAAGCCGCTGTCGCCCGGCGCCCGCACCTATCTGCTGGGCCTGGTGAAGAACTTCTGCGAGGCCGACGCGGTGGCCATCAAGGACATCGAGAAGGTCACCAACCACGATGTGAAGGCGGTCGAATACTGGATCAAGTCCAAGTTCGAAGCCCGGCCCGAGCTGCTGGCCGCCGCCGAGTTCGTGCACTTCGCCTGCACCAGCGAGGACATCAACAACACCAGCCACGCCCTGCAGCTGAAGGTGGCGCGCGAGCAGGTCATCCTGCCGGCCATCGACGGCATCGTCGAAACCCTGCGCGCCATGGCGCACCAGTACGCCGACGTGGCCCTGCTGGCCCGCACCCACGGCCAGACCGCCAGCCCGACCACCGTCGGCAAGGAGATCGCCAACGTGGTGGTGCGCCTGGTGGCCGCGCGCGAACGCATCGCGGGCATCAAGCTGATGGCCAAGATGAACGGCGCGGTCGGCAACTACAACGCGCATCTCTCGGCCTGGCCCGACTTCGACTGGGAAGCCTTCTCCCGCCGCGTGGTCGAGACCCCCGAGCCGCTGGGCCTGGGCGTCACCTTCCAGCCCTACAGCATCCAGATCGAGCCGCACGACTACATGGCCGAGCTGTTCGACGCCATCGCCCGCACCAACACCATCCTGATCGACTGGGCGCGCGACATCTGGGGCTACATCAGCCTGGGCTACTTCAAGCAGCGCCTGAAGGCCGGCGAGATCGGCTCCTCGACCATGCCGCACAAGGTCAACCCGATCGACTTCGAGAACGCCGAAGGCAACCTGGGCCTGGCCAACGCCCTGCTGCGCCACCTCTCGGAAAAGCTGCCGATCAGCCGCTGGCAGCGCGACCTGACCGACTCCACCGTGCTGCGCAACATGGGCGTGGCCCTGGGCTACAGCGCGCTGGCCTACCACTCGATGGGCGTGGGCCTGGGCAAGCTGGAGATCAACAAGGAAGCCATCGCCGAAGACCTGGACGCCTCCTGGGAAGTGCTGGCCGAGCCGATCCAGACCGTCATGCGCCGCTACGGCGTGCAGGGCGCCTACGAGAAGCTGAAGGAAGTCACGCGCGGCAAGACGGTGCGACCCGAGGACCTGCACGGCCTGATCCGCTCGCTGGAGATCCCCGAAGCCGAGAAGGAACGCCTGCTCGCCATGACGCCCGCCAGCTACATCGGCAAGGCGGCCGAGCTGGCCCGCCGCGCCTGA